A stretch of the Lolium perenne isolate Kyuss_39 chromosome 3, Kyuss_2.0, whole genome shotgun sequence genome encodes the following:
- the LOC127339706 gene encoding uncharacterized protein, which translates to MALAIRYVDKRGFSVERIIGLSHVTQTTSLALQQAIYHVLEDHNLSPSRIRGQGYDGASNMQGYLNGLKTLVMEDSRSAHQLQLTLVAVAKNHEDVVWLFEWMSAVLSTVGNSFKNRDMLREIQAKEIEKALQMGEIETGRGLNQELGLKRPGDTRWGSHFSSLKNMIVMFPSVIEVIDDNAQNSGKALDRIKAKGVMDGIQTFDFVFMMHLMKVILGITNELNVALQRKDQDIVNAVSFLVTTKRRLQEMRNTGWEDMNAMHIPRGSISKRKAQTDGISNKNYYQRVMYAVIDLLRVELDDRFSESSTTLLLGMACLDPSDSFSNYEKDKVLAMARLYPDDFDSESKIEDLSIQLDNFLENVRDDSRLSNLKGPDITSFGSWLRHWRRRFSLL; encoded by the exons ATGGCTCTTGCTATACGATATGTTGACAAAAGGGGGTTTTCGGTGGAGCGTATTATTGGACTTTCTCATGTTACTCAAACAACAtcacttgctctccaacaagctatTTATCATGTGCTTGAAGACCATAACCTTAGCCCTTCACGAATCCGTGGCCAAGGCTATGATGGAGCTAGCAATATGCAAGGGTATTTGAATGGATTGAAAACTTTAGTGATGGAAGATTCTAGGTCTGCTCATCAACTTCAATTGACACTTGTCGCAGTTGCCAAAAATCATGAAGATGTGGTATGGCTTTTTGAGTGGATGAGTGCTGTTCTGTCCACAGTGGGTAATTCTTTTAAGAATAGAGATATGCTTAGAGAAATACAGGCCAAAGAAATTGAAAAGGCACTTCAGATGGGCGAAATTGAAACTGGGAGAGGTTTGAATCAGGAACTTGGACTTAAAAGGCCCGGTGATACTAGATGGGGTTCCCACTTCAGTTCTCTCAAGAATATGATTGTGATGTTTCCATCAGTAATTGAAGTTATTGATGACAATGCACAAAATTCTGGGAAGGCTCTTGATAGGATTAAAGCAAAAGGAGTTATGGATGGTATTCAAACATTTGACTTTGTTTTcatgatgcacttgatgaaggtaATCCTTGGTATTACTAATGAGCTGAATGTCGCTTTGCAAAGGAAGGATCAAGACATTGTGAACGCTGTGTCATTTCTCGTTACAACCAAAAGAAGGCTACAAGAAATGAGAAACACGGGCTGGGAAG ATATGAATGCAATGCATATTCCTCGGGGATCAATATCAAAACGTAAAGCTCAAACTGATGGCATATCAAATAAGAATTACTATCAGCGAGTCATGTATGCTGTTATCGATCTATTACGTGTAGAGTTAGATGACCGCTTTAGTGAGAGCAGCACGACCTTGCTTCTTGGGATGGCATGTTTGGATCCTTCTGATTCATTCTCTAACTATGAAAAAGATAAAGTACTAGCAATGGCTCGGTTATATCCTGATGATTTTGACAGTGAAAGCAAGATAGAAGATCTTAGCATCCAACTTGACAACTTCCTTGAAAATGTTCGTGATGATTCAAGACTCTCCAATTTGAAAGGG CCTGACATCACAAGTTTTGgaagctggctccgccactggCGGCGGCGGTTCAGTTTGCTGTAG
- the LOC127342819 gene encoding F-box/FBD/LRR-repeat protein At5g53840, with protein sequence MPGAPPRSPGHRSSSGAGVGRVPADDMMSALLTCLPDPPFSAARGRGTLFCGAAGVEDRISHLPKALLSNIISRLPAKDAARTTTLSTRWRRLWASTPLVLDDADLVVFPKRGGPPRIDWAAVFAAVDRILTSHPGPFRCVHLTVCYMAPHGGALARWLRLLAAKRVEDLVFVSRPFPVHVRLPADVLRISSLRRLYLGFWHLPDLLPGLPRGPEVFPYLQEIGLCHNATRSALSAEVIEHLLQCSPVLEKLAIILNYDGPTHVSVRSRSLRCVVLWMSLARELAVVATPRLERLILWQTIPGYPCELFVTKLKIRNAPDLRVLGYLDPSIHVLEIGNTVIQAGTRMSPANMVPSVKILAVKVRFGIRKEAKMIPTFLKCFPGVETLHVMSDEADEPSGKCNLKFWQEVAPIDCLEACVKKVVFSQFRGKRMELAFLRFVLERAQILEKLVVVLANGDTATEDDETCTKLKALATAKRASESPPTVVIVAREGDSAWCFHRASDLSASDPFDG encoded by the exons ATGCCAGGAGCTCCTCCTCGAAGCCCAGGCCACCGGTCCTCTTCTGGCGCCGGGGTGGGGCGCGTGCCTGCTGATGATATGATGTCCGCTCTCCTCACGTGCCTCCCCGACCCTCCATTCTCCGCCGCCCGCGGCCGCGGGACCCTCTTCTGCGGCGCCGCCGGCGTGGAGGACCGCATCAGCCACCTACCCAAGGCACTGCTCTCCAACATCATCTCCCGCCTCCCGGCCAAGGATGCCGCGCGCACCACCACGCTCTCCACGCGCTGGCGCCGCCTCTGGGCCTCCACGCCGCTCGTCCTCGACGACGCCGACCTCGTCGTCTTCCCCAAGCGCGGGGGCCCGCCGAGAATCGACTGGGCAGCCGTCTTCGCCGCCGTCGACCGCATCCTCACCTCCCACCCGGGCCCCTTCCGCTGCGTCCACCTCACCGTCTGCTACATGGCTCCGCACGGGGGCGCGCTCGCCCGCTggctccgcctcctcgccgccaAGCGCGTGGAGGACCTCGTCTTCGTCAGCAGGCCGTTCCCCGTCCACGTGCGCCTCCCCGCCGACGTCCTGCGCATCTCCTCCCTCCGCCGCCTCTACCTCGGGTTCTGGCATCTACCAGATCTCTTGCCCGGCCTTCCCCGCGGCCCCGAGGTCTTCCCCTACCTCCAGGAGATCGGCCTCTGCCACAACGCCACCCGCAGCGCACTGAGCGCCGAGGTGATCGAGCACTTGCTCCAGTGCAGCCCCGTGCTCGAGAAGCTCGCGATTATCCTCAACTACGACGGCCCCACTCATGTCAGCGTCCGCAGCCGCAGCCTCCGCTGCGTGGTCTTGTGGATGTCCTTGGCACGGGAGCTCGCCGTCGTGGCAACCCCGCGTCTGGAGCGTCTCATCCTCTGGCAGACCATCCCGGGTTACCCCTGCGAACTCTTCGTCACCAAGCTCAAGATTCGCAACGCTCCCGACCTGCGCGTCCTGGGCTACTTGGACCCAAGCATCCACGTGCTCGAGATCGGCAACACCGTCATCCAG GCTGGAACAAGGATGAGCCCAGCTAACATGGTTCCAAGTGTCAAAATCTTGGCTGTCAAAGTGCGATTTGGAATCCGCAAGGAGGCCAAGATGATCCCCACCTTCCTGAAATGCTTTCCCGGTGTTGAGACATTGCACGTCATG TCTGATGAAGCTGATGAGCCATCTGGCAAGTGCAATCTCAAGTTCTGGCAGGAGGTAGCCCCCATCGATTGCCTGGAAGCATGCGTGAAGAAGGTGGTGTTCAGCCAGTTCCGGGGGAAGCGCATGGAGCTTGCGTTCCTCAGATTCGTCCTTGAGAGAGCTCAGATACTGGAGAAGCTGGTCGTCGTGCTGGCCAACGGAGACACTGCCACGGAGGATGATGAGACGTGCACCAAGCTGAAAGCTTTGGCCACAGCAAAACGGGCCAGCGAGAGCCCTCCTACGGTGGTGATCGTTGCCCGCGAGGGAGACAGTGCTTGGTGCTTCCACAGAGCTTCTGATCTTTCAGCAAGTGACCCGTTTGATGGCTGA
- the LOC127342820 gene encoding F-box/LRR-repeat protein At3g26922, translating to MADHILQIVYPCLPESPFPALDPDFDKPSYSSDAAGGGEDRISALPDDLLRNIFSRLRVKDAGRAAATSPRWRDVWRSTPCALEDRHLIRRVDLEDGIDWSALAAAVSRVLVAHPGPFRWVHLTWNFMSSQEEALAKWLRLFAAKGVENLVLVNRPWPLDVALPASILRCSALRRLYIGVWHFPDTSRRTVPPRGPDVFPHLQELGICHTIMGERDLDYLLACSPQLKILSFNVSYGFPSRLEISSRSLCCMLLWFSMAEELAMVDTPRLQRLIIYTPGAGQTLRVKIGHAPQLTVLGYLETAAHVLEIGNTVITAGVPNVSPHTMVPSVKVLALKVNFAVTSEVKTMLRFLRCFPQVETLHVMMICQAEGRGGDKSDDSEEENKEENHDDNSDDSDEENEEENHDGNSDDNDEENEEENHDANTTAAAEASAQLSKFWQEVDPIECVEAHIKKVVLCSSSARGPTSLNSSSWFLRED from the exons ATGGCGGATCATATCCTTCAGATCGTCTACCCCTGCCTCCCGGAGTCCCCGTTCCCGGCCCTGGACCCGGATTTCGACAAGCCCTCATACTCctccgacgctgccggcggcggcgaggaccgAATCAGCGCGCTCCCCGACGACCTGCTGCGCAACATCTTCTCCCGCCTCCGCGTCAAGGACGCCGGCCGCGCCGCAGCGACCTCCCCGCGCTGGCGCGACGTCTGGCGCTCCACCCCCTGCGCCCTCGAAGACCGCCACCTCATCCGGCGGGTGGACCTCGAAGACGGCATCGACTGGagcgccctcgccgccgccgtctcgcGCGTCCTCGTCGCGCACCCGGGCCCCTTCCGCTGGGTCCATCTCACCTGGAACTTCATGAGCTCCCAGGAGGAAGCGCTCGCCAAGTGGCTCCGCCTCTTCGCCGCCAAGGGCGTCGAGAACCTCGTCCTCGTCAACCGCCCCTGGCCCCTCGACGTGGCCCTGCCGGCGTCCATCCTCCGCTGCTCCGCGCTCCGCCGCCTCTACATCGGCGTTTGGCACTTCCCGGACACCTCTCGCCGCACCGTGCCCCCACGCGGCCCCGACGTCTTCCCGCACCTCCAGGAGCTCGGGATCTGCCACACCATCATGGGCGAGCGCGACCTCGACTACCTCCTCGCCTGCAGCCCTCAGCTCAAGATCCTCTCCTTCAATGTCAGCTACGGCTTCCCGTCGCGCCTCGAGATCAGCAGCCGCAGCCTCTGCTGCATGCTGCTCTGGTTCTCCATGGCGGAGGAGCTCGCCATGGTCGACACCCCACGTCTGCAGCGGCTGATCATCTACACCCCTGGAGCGGGACAAACGCTCAGGGTCAAGATTGGACATGCGCCTCAGCTCACCGTGCTCGGCTACCTGGAGACGGCCGCACACGTGCTTGAGATCGGCAACACCGTCATCACG GCTGGGGTACCAAATGTGAGTCCACATACTATGGTTCCAAGTGTCAAGGTGCTGGCTTTGAAGGTCAATTTCGCAGTCACCAGTGAAGTGAAAACCATGCTCCGTTTCTTGAGATGCTTTCCCCAAGTCGAGACGCTGCACGTTATGATGATC TGTCAAGCTGAAGGAAGAGGCGGGGACAAGAGTGATGACAGTGAAGAAGAGAACAAGGAGGAGAATCACGACGACAACAGTGATGACAGTGATGAAGAGAACGAGGAGGAGAACCACGACGGCAACAGTGATGACAATGATGAAGAGAACGAAGAGGAGAACCACGATGCCAACACCACTGCGGCGGCTGAAGCTAGTGCCCAGCTCTCCAAGTTCTGGCAGGAGGTCGATCCGATTGAATGCGTGGAGGCGCACATCAAGAAGGTGGTGCTGTGTTCCAGTTCAGCTCGGGGGCCAACGAGCTTGAATTCCTCAAGTTGGTTCTTGAGAGAGGACTGA